One Archangium lipolyticum DNA segment encodes these proteins:
- a CDS encoding NAD(+)/NADH kinase → MQTLVLVAKKDKPEAAELAARIRERYPSLEVLGDRLLAHVLGWPRLEDRELATRADLVVVLGGDGTLIHAARLLGGRPTPIMGVNLGSLGFMTEIPVEDLFATLDEVLAGRFKVDSRMKLGCRLVRAGRVVVEDEILNDVVINKGALARIADHEVSIEGVPIATYKADGVILSTPTGSTAYALSAGGPIVHPSVDCTVLAPICSHALTHRPIIVPADRTIRIALRTETADTFLTLDGQTGHSLQCEDIIEVVRSPNRVNLVRNTRVGYFSILRQKLHWGER, encoded by the coding sequence GTGCAGACCCTGGTGCTCGTTGCGAAGAAGGACAAGCCCGAGGCGGCGGAGTTGGCCGCGCGGATCCGGGAACGCTATCCCTCGCTGGAGGTGCTGGGAGACCGGCTCCTGGCCCACGTCCTCGGCTGGCCCAGGCTGGAGGATCGAGAGCTGGCCACCCGGGCGGATCTGGTGGTGGTGTTGGGCGGGGATGGGACCCTCATCCACGCGGCGCGGCTGCTCGGGGGGCGCCCCACGCCCATCATGGGGGTCAACCTGGGCAGCCTGGGCTTCATGACCGAGATTCCCGTGGAGGATCTCTTCGCCACGCTGGACGAGGTGCTCGCCGGTCGGTTCAAGGTGGACTCCCGGATGAAGCTCGGGTGCCGGCTGGTGCGCGCGGGCCGGGTGGTGGTGGAGGACGAGATCCTCAACGACGTGGTCATCAACAAGGGTGCGCTGGCGCGTATCGCGGACCACGAGGTGTCCATCGAGGGCGTGCCCATCGCCACGTACAAGGCGGACGGGGTCATCCTGTCCACGCCCACCGGCTCCACGGCGTACGCGCTGTCGGCGGGCGGTCCCATCGTCCACCCGTCGGTGGACTGCACGGTGCTGGCGCCCATCTGCTCGCATGCGCTCACGCACCGGCCCATCATCGTGCCGGCGGACCGCACCATCCGCATCGCCCTGCGCACCGAGACGGCGGACACCTTCCTCACGCTGGACGGACAGACGGGCCACAGCCTGCAATGCGAGGACATCATCGAGGTGGTGCGCTCGCCCAACCGGGTGAACCTGGTGCGCAACACCCGGGTGGGCTACTTCTCCATCCTCCGGCAAAAGCTCCACTGGGGCGAACGGTAG
- a CDS encoding YdcF family protein, with the protein MFVFLSKILDLLLSPLTWSLLLGVAGLVLRRRRARLAPWLQGLGLAVLYVFSTEPVSNGLQVWVEAGAVSTYRPDVTYDAVIVLGGAVDSSAIERSGMPEYNPAVERVLRGFELVREGRARQVLLTAGSIDKRPEALVEADVLSKQLQAWGIPPERIVTEGNSRNTRENAVESERIVREKGWKTLLMVTSAAHMPRAQATFEAVGLKPDTLAVDVRAREWIIRSTWWQPRAANLSAGTDALRELFGRWVYRLRGWA; encoded by the coding sequence GTGTTCGTCTTCCTGTCGAAGATATTGGATCTGCTGCTCTCGCCGCTCACCTGGAGCCTGCTGCTGGGCGTGGCGGGACTGGTGCTGCGCCGGAGGAGGGCGAGGCTGGCGCCGTGGCTCCAGGGGCTCGGGCTGGCGGTGCTGTACGTCTTCTCCACGGAGCCGGTGTCCAACGGCCTGCAGGTCTGGGTGGAGGCGGGCGCGGTGTCCACGTACCGGCCGGACGTGACCTATGACGCCGTCATCGTGCTGGGCGGGGCGGTGGACTCGTCCGCCATCGAGCGCTCGGGGATGCCCGAGTACAACCCGGCGGTGGAGCGCGTCCTGCGCGGGTTCGAGCTGGTGCGCGAGGGGCGTGCGCGCCAGGTGCTCCTCACGGCGGGCTCGATCGACAAACGGCCCGAGGCGCTGGTGGAGGCGGACGTGCTGTCGAAGCAGCTTCAGGCGTGGGGGATTCCACCCGAGCGGATCGTCACCGAAGGAAACAGCCGCAACACGCGGGAGAACGCGGTGGAGTCGGAGCGCATCGTCCGGGAGAAGGGGTGGAAGACCCTGCTGATGGTGACGAGCGCGGCGCACATGCCGCGGGCGCAAGCGACCTTCGAGGCGGTGGGGCTGAAGCCGGACACGCTGGCGGTGGACGTGCGTGCGCGCGAGTGGATCATCCGAAGCACCTGGTGGCAGCCGAGGGCCGCCAACCTGTCAGCGGGAACGGACGCGCTGCGGGAACTGTTCGGGCGCTGGGTGTACCGGCTGCGCGGCTGGGCCTGA
- a CDS encoding bifunctional metallophosphatase/5'-nucleotidase has protein sequence MPRSGPASTAGSKSAADTEQDDEPTVTLTLLHVNDVYQFTPVDFGNRGGLARLSTLRKRVLAESPNTLFLMAGDTLSPSVESTFHKGKQMIDAWNALGVDFAVLGNHEFDFGPDVLIQRMKESRFTWLGANVMDKRTARPFGNTPPFVIRDVGGVKVGIFGVLLGKTKYSSKPGPDVYFTDTCQKAREIVPKMRAEGAQVIIALTHLFVAEDKVLARCAPIDLIIGGHEHVMMQAVSNGTPIVKMSSEARELGRVTMHVGTQSHKLKSMDFDVLPVTPDVPEDAAFAQAMHEYDALLAELSQPVGRTAVELNALEETNRTHETNLASFVADAYRKATGAEVALINGGSIRSDSVLRPGPLTRRDVLAIHPFPGSVVSIEVTGAVLRQALEQGVSRSAEETDPGRFPQVSGIKYAFDVCRPVGERIVRVTVNGEPLDPKRTYTLATNSYMSGGGDGYTMFKGAKYRVSPEKGRSTQDVLRDAFSSAEAIAPVTEGRIERLRGGTRDIVSKKEDQDVLDCPTVAAQ, from the coding sequence ATGCCACGGAGCGGGCCCGCGTCCACCGCGGGGTCCAAGTCCGCCGCGGACACGGAGCAGGACGACGAACCCACCGTCACCCTCACGCTGCTGCACGTCAACGACGTGTACCAGTTCACCCCGGTGGACTTCGGGAACCGGGGCGGACTGGCGCGGCTGTCCACGCTGCGCAAGCGGGTGCTCGCCGAGTCCCCGAACACGCTCTTCCTGATGGCCGGTGACACGCTGTCGCCCTCGGTGGAATCCACCTTCCACAAGGGCAAGCAGATGATCGACGCGTGGAACGCGCTGGGCGTGGACTTCGCGGTGCTCGGCAACCACGAGTTCGACTTCGGTCCGGACGTGTTGATCCAACGCATGAAGGAGTCCCGCTTCACGTGGCTGGGCGCCAACGTGATGGACAAGCGGACCGCCCGCCCCTTCGGCAACACCCCGCCCTTCGTCATCCGTGACGTGGGCGGCGTGAAGGTGGGCATCTTCGGCGTGCTGCTGGGCAAGACGAAGTACAGCTCCAAGCCGGGACCGGACGTGTACTTCACGGACACGTGCCAGAAGGCCCGGGAGATCGTCCCGAAGATGCGGGCGGAGGGCGCCCAGGTCATCATCGCGCTCACGCATCTGTTCGTGGCCGAGGACAAGGTGCTGGCCCGCTGCGCGCCCATCGATCTCATCATCGGAGGCCACGAGCACGTGATGATGCAGGCGGTGTCCAACGGCACGCCCATCGTCAAGATGTCGTCCGAGGCGCGGGAGCTGGGCCGCGTCACGATGCACGTGGGCACGCAGAGCCACAAGCTCAAGAGCATGGACTTCGACGTGCTGCCGGTGACGCCGGACGTGCCGGAGGACGCCGCCTTCGCCCAGGCGATGCACGAATACGACGCGCTGCTGGCCGAGCTCTCCCAGCCCGTGGGCCGCACCGCCGTGGAGCTGAACGCGCTCGAGGAGACCAACCGCACCCACGAGACGAACCTAGCCTCCTTCGTCGCGGATGCCTACCGCAAGGCCACGGGGGCGGAGGTGGCGCTGATCAACGGGGGCTCCATCCGCTCGGACTCGGTGCTGAGGCCGGGCCCGCTCACCCGGCGTGACGTGTTGGCCATCCATCCCTTCCCGGGCTCGGTGGTGAGCATCGAGGTGACGGGCGCGGTGCTGCGCCAGGCGCTCGAGCAGGGCGTGAGCCGCAGCGCCGAGGAGACGGATCCGGGCCGTTTCCCGCAGGTCTCCGGCATCAAGTACGCCTTCGACGTGTGCCGGCCCGTGGGGGAGCGCATCGTGCGCGTCACCGTGAATGGCGAGCCGTTGGATCCGAAGCGGACGTACACGCTCGCCACCAACTCGTACATGTCGGGCGGTGGAGACGGGTACACCATGTTCAAGGGCGCGAAGTACCGCGTCTCGCCGGAGAAGGGCCGCTCCACGCAGGACGTGCTGCGCGACGCCTTCTCCTCCGCCGAGGCCATTGCGCCGGTCACGGAAGGCCGCATCGAGCGGCTGCGCGGTGGGACGCGGGACATCGTGTCGAAGAAGGAAGACCAGGACGTGCTGGACTGCCCGACCGTAGCGGCGCAGTGA
- a CDS encoding MBL fold metallo-hydrolase, whose translation MSLTFVTLGVGDAFSALRYSSCLAFEAEGQVLLVDCPHPIRKMMREASQSSGVELDVDRVSGLVLTHLHADHSSGVEGLGYFSFFVLKRKLRLLAHPEVKRRLWEGHLAAGMEDLIRKPGGEPQRHEFEDYFEPLALSTEEAVRFGPFSIECRRTYHHVPTTALRIRAGGRCLGYSADTAYDEGLITWLAEADLVVHETNYGVHTPYEKLAALPVELRAKMRLIHYPDDFDLEASNIEPLAQGRRYTV comes from the coding sequence ATGAGCCTGACCTTCGTCACCCTCGGCGTCGGCGACGCCTTCTCCGCACTGCGCTACTCCTCGTGCCTGGCGTTCGAGGCCGAGGGCCAGGTGCTGCTGGTGGACTGCCCGCACCCCATCCGCAAGATGATGCGCGAGGCCAGCCAGTCCTCGGGCGTGGAGCTGGACGTGGATCGCGTCTCGGGGCTCGTCCTCACCCACCTGCACGCGGACCACAGCTCGGGCGTCGAGGGGCTCGGTTACTTCTCCTTCTTCGTGCTGAAACGGAAGCTGCGGCTGCTCGCCCACCCGGAGGTGAAGCGCCGGCTGTGGGAGGGCCACCTCGCGGCGGGCATGGAGGATCTCATCCGCAAGCCTGGCGGCGAGCCCCAGCGGCACGAGTTCGAGGACTACTTCGAGCCGCTCGCGCTCTCCACGGAGGAGGCCGTGCGCTTCGGACCCTTCTCCATCGAGTGCCGCCGCACGTACCACCACGTGCCGACCACGGCCCTGCGCATCCGAGCCGGGGGCCGCTGCCTGGGCTACAGCGCGGACACCGCCTATGACGAAGGCCTCATCACCTGGCTGGCCGAGGCGGACCTCGTGGTGCACGAGACGAACTACGGCGTGCACACACCTTATGAGAAGCTCGCGGCACTGCCGGTGGAGCTGCGCGCGAAGATGCGGCTCATCCACTACCCGGATGACTTCGACCTCGAGGCGAGCAACATCGAGCCGCTCGCGCAGGGGCGCCGCTACACGGTGTGA
- the coaD gene encoding pantetheine-phosphate adenylyltransferase, producing the protein MTIAVYAGSFDPVTAGHLSVIRQAARLFGHVVVVVAINPEKRTLFSVTERVELLREVVALHPNVTVASTEGLIVDYARAIGASVLLRGVRGATDAQFETSLAQANRALAPDLSTLFLPAEAHLAEVSSSRLKERLARGEDVSDFCPPAVAAKLRQRLSPHPWSP; encoded by the coding sequence ATGACCATCGCCGTCTATGCCGGCAGCTTCGACCCGGTGACCGCCGGCCACCTCTCCGTCATCCGCCAGGCCGCGCGCCTCTTCGGCCATGTGGTCGTCGTGGTGGCCATCAACCCCGAGAAACGCACGCTCTTCTCCGTGACCGAGCGCGTGGAGCTGCTGCGCGAGGTGGTGGCGCTCCACCCCAACGTCACCGTGGCCAGCACGGAGGGGCTCATCGTGGACTACGCGCGGGCCATCGGCGCGAGCGTGCTGCTGCGCGGGGTGCGAGGCGCCACGGATGCCCAGTTCGAGACGTCGCTGGCGCAGGCCAACCGGGCCCTGGCCCCGGACCTGTCCACCCTCTTCCTCCCCGCCGAGGCCCACCTCGCCGAGGTGAGCAGCAGCCGCCTCAAGGAGAGGCTGGCGCGCGGCGAGGACGTTTCGGACTTCTGCCCGCCCGCGGTCGCGGCGAAGCTGCGGCAGCGATTGAGCCCCCACCCCTGGAGTCCGTGA
- a CDS encoding MFS transporter has product MKTALRTPMKLGLLTSLYLSQGLPFGFFTQALPVLLRKQGLSLPAIGLAHLLALPWALKFLWAPLMDRYGSERLGRRRGYILPLQFLSAALLMGLALPEGTVSVQSLLVAVLLVNLLAATQDVATDGLAVDLLEPRERGWGNGIQVAGYRVGMILGGGLMLVLFDALGWRLTLLSLGAMLLVASVPVALFREPPSPAPPREDPGLLSWLRESLLYWMHRPGAGAWLTLLVLFKAGEHLATGMLRTFLVDVGLSLSQVGWMLGFVGFTTGLLGALVGGALVNRLGQRRALLVFGTLQAGAVLLYALAARGASLPVLALVCGVEHLTSGMATAALFTVMMETCRPEHAASDYTVQASLVVLATGGAAAVSGFSAQAIGYAWHFTLSAAVCAAAVAWVLLTFHPPRALVSGGQPEVS; this is encoded by the coding sequence ATGAAGACCGCGCTGAGGACCCCGATGAAGCTGGGGCTGCTCACGAGCCTCTATCTCTCCCAGGGCCTGCCCTTCGGCTTCTTCACCCAGGCGCTGCCAGTGCTGCTGCGCAAACAGGGCCTGTCGCTGCCCGCCATCGGCCTGGCCCACCTGCTCGCGCTGCCCTGGGCGCTCAAGTTCCTCTGGGCTCCGCTGATGGACCGGTACGGCTCGGAGCGCCTGGGACGGCGGCGCGGCTACATCCTCCCGCTGCAGTTCCTCTCGGCGGCACTGCTCATGGGCCTGGCGCTGCCGGAGGGCACGGTGAGCGTGCAATCGCTCCTGGTGGCCGTGCTGCTCGTCAACCTGCTGGCGGCCACGCAGGACGTGGCCACGGACGGACTCGCGGTGGACCTGCTCGAGCCCCGGGAGCGCGGCTGGGGCAATGGCATCCAGGTGGCGGGCTACCGGGTGGGCATGATCCTGGGCGGCGGGCTGATGCTCGTCCTCTTCGACGCGCTGGGCTGGCGCCTCACCCTGTTGAGCCTGGGGGCGATGCTGCTGGTGGCCTCGGTGCCGGTGGCGCTCTTCCGCGAACCGCCCTCCCCTGCCCCGCCGCGCGAGGACCCGGGACTGCTCTCCTGGCTCCGCGAGTCCCTGCTGTACTGGATGCACCGTCCCGGCGCGGGCGCGTGGCTCACCCTGCTCGTGCTCTTCAAGGCGGGCGAGCACCTGGCGACGGGCATGCTGCGCACCTTCCTCGTGGACGTGGGGCTGAGCCTGTCGCAGGTGGGGTGGATGCTCGGGTTCGTGGGCTTCACCACCGGGCTGCTCGGCGCGCTCGTGGGCGGGGCGCTCGTCAACCGGCTGGGGCAACGGCGCGCGCTGCTCGTCTTCGGCACACTGCAAGCGGGCGCGGTGCTCCTCTATGCCCTGGCCGCGCGAGGGGCCTCCCTCCCCGTGCTCGCGCTCGTCTGCGGCGTGGAGCACCTGACGAGCGGCATGGCCACCGCGGCCCTCTTCACGGTGATGATGGAGACGTGCCGTCCGGAGCACGCCGCGTCCGACTACACGGTGCAGGCCTCGCTCGTGGTGCTGGCCACCGGCGGCGCCGCGGCCGTGAGTGGCTTCAGTGCCCAGGCGATCGGCTATGCGTGGCACTTCACGCTCTCGGCGGCCGTCTGCGCCGCGGCCGTGGCCTGGGTGCTGCTCACCTTCCATCCGCCCCGGGCCCTCGTGTCCGGGGGACAACCGGAGGTGTCGTGA
- a CDS encoding TetR/AcrR family transcriptional regulator, translated as MARPSNTEERRQQIVQGLLRVMAERGYERASIAEIAKAAGLSAGLVHYHFTEKQEILLTLVEQLAARVRERVKARLERVKGGARAQVDAFLDAFLATGDGADPASVAAWVTISAEAVRQPEVRAAYEKVVRADLEHLEELVGAVVGRRRARAVAAGLFAAVQGYFVLSAAAPELIPAGSAAGTVKRMAAGLLDAAESPEGT; from the coding sequence ATGGCCCGACCATCGAACACGGAGGAGCGCCGGCAGCAGATCGTCCAGGGACTGCTGCGAGTCATGGCGGAGCGTGGCTACGAGCGAGCGTCCATCGCGGAGATAGCGAAGGCGGCGGGGCTGAGCGCGGGGCTGGTGCACTACCACTTCACGGAGAAGCAGGAGATCCTCCTGACGCTGGTGGAGCAGCTCGCGGCGAGAGTGCGCGAGCGGGTGAAGGCGCGGCTGGAGCGGGTGAAGGGAGGAGCGCGGGCGCAGGTGGACGCCTTCCTGGATGCCTTCCTGGCCACGGGAGACGGAGCGGATCCGGCCTCGGTGGCGGCATGGGTGACCATCAGCGCGGAGGCGGTGAGGCAGCCCGAGGTGCGCGCGGCCTACGAGAAGGTGGTGCGCGCGGACCTGGAGCACCTGGAGGAGCTGGTCGGCGCGGTAGTGGGCCGACGGAGGGCGCGGGCGGTGGCGGCGGGACTGTTCGCGGCGGTGCAGGGCTACTTCGTCCTGTCGGCGGCGGCTCCGGAGCTGATTCCGGCGGGCTCCGCGGCGGGCACGGTGAAGCGCATGGCCGCGGGGCTGCTCGACGCGGCGGAGTCCCCGGAGGGCACATGA
- a CDS encoding beta propeller repeat protein, translating to MTRNLAFTALLLPVTVAALGLLPACGSGPDTGSHDAGTDDPPDAGSYVEACPVAGVGSDVDAGTAPDAGATPDAGSTADAGCVPLTCARVEANCGPVPNGCGGTLDCGTCSAPETCGGRGKANTCAIPAADRWCNEGGWCWEYPVPHGYALFGAHFSAANDGWAVGEAGHIQRWNGTKWARVSSGTSTHLYDVHAVSATDVWTVGRGGIALHSSGGTFSPVASGTNQDLRSLWASGPNDVWAVGTNGTVRRNQGSGFQPVDASTTQTLNGVWGSGPGDVWAVGNGGTVRHHDGTTFSSIDAGTALPLYEVTGSSPSDVWAVTSEDPCLFCNDYGIVYRVSTAGLSEALHIDDQLFHVFAAGPSAVLTVGESSRYRWNGAGWQKTSSGYNGVVAGSGPNDAWLLGTKGLTERWNGTQWTVQTPRRDWGDISEVHGSGATNVWAVESNSGNGRLLHWTGGGWVEQPLFSGAFPSVSGLYVASPSAVWVTTSGSSSGDHRIYRWNGTAFTQELSAHSKSLLAIHGSSQTDVWAVGWGGIALHNDGSGWGCQPTGTGATLQDVWVQGPSLAIAVGESGTILRWNGTSWSTMLSGTRAELRSVWGSGPSDIWAAGANGTLLHYNGAVWLPVSSGTTATLNSLWGASSSAVWAVGEDSTLLRYDGSRWTAESTGTQRSLQGVWAASPSDVWVVGESAILHKP from the coding sequence ATGACACGCAACCTTGCCTTCACGGCGCTGCTCCTACCTGTCACCGTGGCCGCGCTCGGCCTGCTCCCGGCCTGCGGAAGCGGCCCGGATACGGGCTCGCACGACGCGGGCACGGACGACCCCCCGGACGCGGGCTCCTATGTGGAGGCCTGCCCCGTCGCGGGTGTGGGCTCCGACGTGGACGCGGGCACCGCGCCGGACGCGGGCGCCACCCCGGACGCGGGTAGCACGGCCGATGCGGGCTGCGTCCCCCTGACGTGCGCGCGAGTCGAGGCCAACTGCGGCCCGGTGCCCAACGGGTGCGGAGGGACGCTCGACTGCGGGACGTGCTCGGCCCCGGAGACCTGCGGCGGCCGCGGCAAGGCCAACACCTGCGCCATCCCCGCCGCCGACCGCTGGTGCAACGAGGGCGGCTGGTGCTGGGAGTACCCCGTGCCCCATGGCTACGCCCTGTTTGGTGCCCATTTCAGCGCCGCCAATGACGGCTGGGCCGTGGGCGAGGCGGGCCACATCCAGCGATGGAACGGGACGAAGTGGGCTCGCGTGTCGAGCGGGACGAGCACCCACCTCTACGACGTGCACGCCGTGTCCGCCACGGACGTGTGGACGGTGGGCAGGGGAGGCATCGCGCTGCACTCCTCGGGCGGAACCTTCTCTCCGGTCGCCTCGGGCACGAACCAGGACCTCCGCTCCCTCTGGGCCTCGGGCCCGAACGATGTCTGGGCGGTGGGCACCAACGGCACCGTGCGGCGCAACCAGGGCAGCGGCTTCCAGCCCGTGGACGCGAGCACCACCCAGACGCTCAACGGCGTGTGGGGCAGCGGCCCGGGCGATGTCTGGGCGGTGGGCAACGGCGGCACCGTGCGCCACCACGACGGCACCACCTTCTCCTCCATCGACGCGGGCACCGCCCTGCCCCTCTACGAGGTGACGGGCTCCAGCCCCAGCGACGTCTGGGCCGTCACCTCCGAGGACCCCTGCCTCTTCTGCAACGACTACGGCATCGTCTACCGCGTCAGCACCGCTGGCCTCTCCGAGGCCCTCCACATCGATGACCAGCTCTTCCACGTGTTCGCCGCTGGCCCCTCGGCGGTGCTCACGGTGGGCGAGAGCTCGCGCTACCGCTGGAACGGCGCGGGCTGGCAGAAGACGAGCTCCGGCTACAACGGAGTCGTCGCGGGCAGCGGCCCCAATGACGCCTGGCTCCTGGGCACCAAGGGTCTCACCGAGCGGTGGAACGGGACGCAGTGGACGGTCCAGACTCCGCGCCGCGATTGGGGAGACATCTCCGAGGTGCATGGCAGCGGCGCCACCAACGTGTGGGCGGTGGAGTCCAACAGCGGCAACGGCCGGTTGCTGCACTGGACTGGCGGCGGCTGGGTCGAGCAGCCCCTCTTCAGCGGCGCCTTCCCTTCCGTCAGCGGCCTCTACGTGGCCTCGCCCAGCGCCGTCTGGGTGACCACCTCCGGCTCCAGCAGCGGCGATCACCGCATCTATCGTTGGAACGGAACGGCCTTCACGCAGGAGCTCTCCGCGCACTCCAAGAGCCTGCTGGCGATCCACGGCAGCTCGCAGACGGACGTCTGGGCCGTGGGATGGGGCGGCATCGCCCTGCACAACGATGGCTCCGGCTGGGGATGCCAGCCCACCGGAACGGGCGCGACACTTCAAGACGTCTGGGTCCAGGGCCCCTCGCTGGCCATCGCGGTGGGAGAGTCGGGCACCATCCTGCGCTGGAATGGCACCTCCTGGTCCACGATGCTCTCTGGCACCCGGGCGGAGCTGAGGAGCGTCTGGGGCAGCGGGCCGTCGGACATCTGGGCCGCGGGCGCCAATGGCACCCTGCTGCACTACAACGGCGCCGTCTGGCTCCCGGTGTCCAGTGGCACCACGGCCACCTTGAACTCGCTGTGGGGAGCCTCCTCGTCCGCGGTGTGGGCCGTGGGCGAGGACAGCACGCTGCTGCGCTACGACGGGTCGCGGTGGACCGCCGAGAGCACCGGCACCCAGCGCTCCCTGCAAGGCGTGTGGGCCGCCTCCCCGTCGGATGTCTGGGTCGTGGGCGAGTCGGCCATCCTGCACAAGCCCTGA
- a CDS encoding adenine phosphoribosyltransferase — MSNTPLFIAGHDSNLIEDVKARIRDVPDFPKPGILFKDVTPVLADPHLFGRVVNAMAAPFRGRHITKVVGVEARGFLLGAPIALALHAGFAPARKPGKLPWRTVTERYALEYGDDGLQLHEDAVARGDRVLIVDDLLATGGTADATAKLVTKLGGEVVGFSVLISLDFLPGRERLGREKVCALISY, encoded by the coding sequence ATGAGCAACACCCCACTCTTCATTGCCGGCCACGACTCCAACCTCATCGAGGATGTGAAGGCGCGCATCCGGGACGTGCCGGACTTCCCCAAGCCGGGAATCCTCTTCAAGGACGTGACGCCGGTGCTCGCGGATCCGCACCTCTTCGGGCGGGTGGTGAACGCGATGGCGGCGCCCTTCCGGGGCCGGCACATCACCAAGGTGGTGGGTGTGGAGGCACGCGGCTTCCTGCTGGGGGCGCCCATCGCCCTGGCGCTGCACGCGGGCTTCGCCCCGGCGCGCAAGCCGGGGAAGCTGCCCTGGCGCACGGTGACGGAGCGCTACGCGCTGGAGTACGGAGACGACGGGCTGCAGTTGCACGAGGACGCGGTGGCTCGCGGGGACCGGGTGCTCATCGTGGACGACCTGCTGGCCACGGGCGGCACGGCGGACGCGACGGCGAAGCTGGTGACGAAGCTGGGAGGCGAGGTGGTGGGCTTCAGCGTCCTCATCTCCCTGGACTTCCTGCCCGGTCGCGAGCGCCTGGGCCGGGAGAAGGTCTGCGCGCTCATCTCCTACTGA
- a CDS encoding 2-hydroxyacid dehydrogenase yields the protein MERPRRPRVFVTRQLPGDGLARLAAQVSLRVWEEQLPPPREVLLAEARQSDGLLTLLTDRLDEPLLAQAPTLRAVSNMAVGYDNIDVAACTARRIPVGNTPGVLTETTADFAFALLMGLARRVAEADTYVRAGNWRTWEPGLLLGSDVHGATLGLVGLGAIGEAVARRARGFGMRLLYVNRRARPELEVELGLTRVDKATLLTESDFVSLHVPLNTETRHWLGRAELAAMKPGALLVNTARGPVVDQAALAEALASGHLGGAALDVTDPEPLPPNDALLNLPNVLLAPHIASASHATRGRMASMAVDNLLAALEGRKPPHCVNPELFT from the coding sequence ATGGAACGCCCCAGACGCCCTCGAGTTTTCGTCACCCGACAACTCCCAGGAGATGGGCTCGCCCGGCTGGCCGCACAGGTCTCACTCCGCGTGTGGGAGGAGCAGCTGCCTCCCCCTCGGGAGGTATTGCTGGCCGAGGCCCGGCAGTCCGATGGGCTCCTCACCCTGCTGACCGACCGGTTGGACGAGCCCCTGCTGGCCCAGGCGCCCACCCTGCGGGCCGTCAGCAACATGGCGGTGGGGTACGACAACATCGACGTGGCGGCCTGTACCGCGCGGCGCATCCCGGTGGGGAACACGCCGGGCGTCCTCACGGAGACGACGGCGGACTTCGCCTTCGCCCTGCTGATGGGGCTGGCGCGGCGGGTGGCGGAGGCGGATACGTACGTGCGCGCGGGCAACTGGCGGACGTGGGAGCCCGGGCTGCTGCTGGGGTCGGACGTGCACGGGGCGACGCTGGGACTGGTGGGGCTGGGCGCCATCGGGGAGGCGGTGGCGCGGCGGGCGCGAGGCTTCGGCATGCGGCTGCTGTACGTCAACCGCCGGGCCCGGCCGGAGCTGGAGGTGGAGCTGGGACTCACGCGCGTGGACAAGGCCACGCTGCTGACCGAGTCGGACTTCGTCTCGCTGCACGTGCCGCTCAACACCGAAACCCGGCACTGGCTGGGGCGGGCGGAGCTCGCGGCCATGAAGCCCGGGGCCCTGCTGGTGAACACGGCGCGGGGCCCGGTGGTGGACCAGGCCGCGCTGGCCGAGGCCCTGGCGAGTGGGCACCTGGGTGGCGCCGCGCTGGACGTGACGGACCCGGAACCCCTTCCTCCCAACGACGCGTTGTTGAATCTCCCCAATGTACTGCTCGCCCCGCATATCGCGAGCGCGAGCCACGCCACCCGTGGGCGCATGGCCTCCATGGCGGTGGACAACCTCCTCGCGGCACTGGAGGGGCGCAAGCCTCCCCACTGCGTCAACCCGGAGCTCTTCACATGA